The window TATAAGTTGTTAAAATGAAtccatttttattaataaaatttaagagACTAATTATATTGCATATATCTTTCTCTGGGTATGTGGATTGAAACGAAGGCACTTGTCACGTATGGATTCGATCTGACCTTCATGTTGTTTAAGTGGGATTGGATTGGAGGAACTGATGAAAGTACAACATGTTAAGGCAGCTTAAAGCGCGACAATGACCCTTAAAAAGCAAAAAAGAAAGATGAAGACGAAAATTCAAAAGATTGAGGAAAATATCTCACTTTCGAATTTTGTGTtattaattaagaataaaaaaatagatGGAATGGAGATTATACATAAAAGGTAATTAATTGATAACTTGATATAGATAAAAAAAGAAATTATTTCTCACCAATTTATATTTTACCTCGTCTAATATCAAACTTCAAACATACCTCTAATACatatatttaagaaaaaaataaatagataacGATATAGAAAACAACACTACAAAAGAACACGTTTATAAAATGTTTGTAATAGTCAAACTCTAGCCACGAATTGATAAAaagtttgatatttgatatttatgatgataatTCAATTAGTATCCACACTTTTCAATGTCTATCCTCGTTAAGTGTTGCTTTCAAATACTCATGGCCAGAACGCGTCCACACATGGAAATTAAAGTTTCTTGAATTATTGCAATCTACATCTGCAACTTTTTGACTTAGAATTTGCGTCGTAATCcaactattatatatatatatatatatatatatatatatatatatatatatgcaaaaaaaaaaacaaaaactacaAAATGCTTGATGAATATTAAGTAAGCAAACCCTACAAGTAACGTTTTCTATGAAAGTCATGGTCAAATAGGATGATCCAACTTTGTGGTTTAAAAGACATAAGTTGGAGAATAAACATGCAAAATAACCTAAAGCTTAAGTGAAGAAAAGTCCAACACTACACAAGTACAAAAGTCGACGAAGGTACAAAAGTTCCTGTTACGTGGCGTAATTACTTTGACTTTTCCTTATAATTTCATTTTAGATTGAGTACAAAGTCAAAGCAAGTAGCTTTCCTCGTGTGGTGTGTTACGTTATGAGACTCATAATTCCTAGTCGCACTATTCACATCTACTTGGAAGAATTTATGCTTGAGAGAGTAAAATAGTTGGGTGTAGGCAATGCAAAAGTCAAGAGGAGAAGCCTTGACTAAGAATAGAACGAAAGTGAAGTTACTTTCAAACATCGTAATAACAAATATACACTGGATAAAGTTAATCACATCTTTTCTATTTCTCCTTTTCATCTGTCTTAAAAGTTCTAAATTTACATTTAATAAATggtgaaaatggaatttttaaatatttcagtTCAACTTTATCCTTTCAGATCTATCATAATAATTAGAACTTAGATTGACTTAATCGGATGAAACTAAAACTGATGTTAATCAAATTGGGCTGATCAATAAAATAATGGAAATGGGCCAACGGCCCAAACAAAGCCCAATTGCAAGCTATTTTCTAAAGAAGGAAACAActagcaaagaaaaaaaaatcaaatatttttaagttttttttttgacagaagaaaagagaggaaaatttcttaaaaatcaatttcctataaaaaaaatgattgtcAACCATTTAAATCACTTAATTCTggagtgaaaaaaaaaatgaaaaacacaACTCCTGACAGCTATTGTTGATTTGTTTATAGGTAGGTAAAATCGATGAAATCTAACAATAAAGTCAGATAAAGGCAGCAAATAATTGATCTCAAAAATTGTGATAAATGTGTGAAGCTCAATAGTTGAAAATGAGTGTACCATTGGTTTCTACCCTAAATTGTCCTCTACTTTACCTTTGTCAAAGCCATCATAATATTTTTTGGAGCATAAAAATGAATTCTTTATAACAAATTTTAAGATCGCTACACACTATCAAACCCGCAATCATCTAACATTTAAAGGGTGAAAATCTTTCCAATCTAAGTAAAAATTATTACTAACTCAACTAAAAACACAATACTTGAGATAAAAGGACATAATTGCAGTAGGTATGCTGtttaaaaaaaggtagatccgctaccttagcggcccccctagtgccggccccacggatatggagggaggttcatgtagagataccatgcgcccaccgtctgtgctacgccctgggggcagtAGGTATGCTGTTTAAGAAAGTGGACCATgaattacaaaaaaaaacaatAGCCCATAAATGAGAGTGAACTAAAAGTATAATATTATATCAAAATCGAAGAACCATATATGACttagataaaaataaagcaaaTTAAAATTGTGAAATGAGAGTGATTTTTCAATAATCAATGTAAAATATTGACTTATTTTTGCACCAAACAGTGTATGGTCACTAAAAAATGTGAACAATCATTTCCGAAAAAAGAATGCTTCGCATGGCACAAAATGCAATTTTAATGGTCAGAAAACGAGGAAAGTGAAATTTACTCGTCGTTTTTTCCGTATCGCATTGAAATCGATCTCGATCCCTTCAAGGACAAGAAAGATTCGCAGTGTTTTAAACGAGCAACGCAAAGCGAAGAGGACCACATGCATTGCACGGCGTGGAGTGTTCTTATTGCATCAGCGTGATCCTCAGCCCTCGTCGCATTCAGGTTCAATGCACGATTCGCATTACTTGTCGTCCCGTGGTCTCCCAAATATAATTAATGCTGATACcccattaattataattattgtaGAAGCATGTACTAATCCAGGAAATATAAAtgcattaaagaaaaataagggCGATAATCAAAATGTAAAAAAATGCAAGAGTCAATGAATCGTAAAAAACAGAATTAATTACCTCAACAAACAGGCGCATAGGCATCTCTCTGCGAAGACCACGCTTTCTCGGATATGAAACGCGTAAAGAAAGCTTCCTGGAATGAAGGGTGGGCCCCGCCTTTGTGTATATATAGGAGGAAAGAATCTTCGATTTGGTGAATTTGGACGGGGTGGGACTAAAAATGGCGGTGGAGCTGAGACGAAAAAGACGGGACGCCGAAGCGGAGCTTAACCTGCCGCCGGGCTTCAGATTCCACCCCACCGACGACGAGCTCATCCTTCACTACCTATGCCTCAAGGTCGCCTCGAAGCGCCTGCCAGTCCCCATCATTGCCGAGGTCGACCTCTACAAGTTCGACCCCTGGGAACTACCAGGTGCTCATCAAATGCATCTGATCAAGCTTCGATTTTTAGTTCATTCCAACTTACCAATTACTCGGGGTTTTCCGTTGCAGAAATGGCGTTGTTCGGGGAGAAGGAGTGGTACTTCTTCACTCCACGCGATCGGAAGTACCCAAACGGCTCGCGGCCGAACCGGGCCGCCGGGAAGGGATACTGGAAGGCCACCGGCGCTGACAAGCCGATCTCCAAGAAGGGGTGCTGCCGGACTGTGGGGATCAAGAAAGCTCTCGTCTTTTACTCCGGCAAGGCGCCGCGCGGCGTCAAAACTGACTGGATCATGCATGAGTACAGACTGGCCGACGCGGATCGCAGCCCCAAAAACGGAAGCCTCAAGGTATAGAAATTCACACCTTGCTTCAAAGAAAACAAGTGTTTTTTACATGTTAAATTCAcgcttttgttaaaaaaaaaaaggtgatttttttttcatgtttctgTCGATGAACGCAGTTGGATGCCTGGGTTCTTTGCCGGTTGTACAACAAGAAGAATACCCGGGGGAAGATGCTTCAGCCGCAGGAGGAGACGTCGACCGTGGACTCTGTGGACAGGACGCCGGAATCCGAAGTGGATAACGACGCCCTGTTGCCGGATGTTAATGGCCTGGCGTTTCCATCCGTTGCTTCGCAAGCTTTTGCTCCCCCAGTGATCGAGAAGAGTTGGGTGAAGGAAGAAGACAGTCGATGGTTCATGGACTTGGAGCTGGACGATTTGCAGTGTTCCTGCATGCGTTTTGGAGCATCGCCTGTTTTAGATTTAACCAACCAAGATTACTACTTCCAATTCAATGCAACAACTCCAGTTCCGATCGCAGCCAAAACATTGCAATTCTGATTTGTGAAGAACAGGATAGTGCAGAGAATTATAGATCAAAGATCTAAGCAGGGTTTTCTTCTTCACTcactttttctttgttttttttcccccGCCTATTTAACGCATCATATAAAAACATTTGTCAAATTTAGTATTGAAGCCTTGTTTTCTCTCGAATAAAATTAATCTAATCGTATTTATCTTTCTTGCAAAGCCAATCCAATTTATCAATTTGCTCGTTGCGCCGAGCTATTTCATTTAATAAAAAAGTAAAACTTTTATTAACAACactgattattttttaaaaaaatatgacagGCAACCATCGTTTCAAATAACTTtggattatttaaaaattatttaatttttcaaaccaACGTTGGGCTTCCCAAGCCATATATAATCGAATCCCAACGTTGGTTTGAAAAATATCACAGTTGGCCTCTTTTATTTGACGTTGGCAGCTACGACATGACCGATCGTACCAGGACGGATCTCCTGACCATAAATTATAAAGTATAGATATGAGGATGGTTTACTTTATAGGTGATTAATTTTGATAACTTGTATAGGgtcatcaaaattaattaattataataagtGGATCATCATCTTATTTGTAAATTATGGACTAGAAGACTCCGTCTAATCAACATTGACGCAAATTTTACTTGAGTTACGGGAAAAAAAGATAGATCATGATCAATTTAAATTGCAAATCAAAGGATCTCGATCATACGCGTATATCTTACTTGAGTTATGAGAAATAAGATAAATCATGGTCAATTTATATAGTCAAACACATATAATTAGATGATGGGAGTAATTTTACGACTATATCTTGTTATAATAAATGTATCatttcctaatcaattaggtACTTAAAAGGGGCCACATAAAAGATAGATTAAAATAGGAGAGAACGATTAACGTGGaggtcaaaataaaaataatcaaaacTCAAGTCCTCCGGGCAAGCATAGTGGGCCGAACAGGCTACACGGTTGGTCGGACATGGTTGTTCGGACGGTCGATCACGGGGGACCTATGACGATGGTTAGAGACAAGGCGTAAATCCCTCAAACCCTCGTCTCAATCGGACGCCATGACCGGTCATATGAAAGGTAGTCCTCCAACAACAAAAAAGTTGAATAAAGGAAGATAGTTATGTTCAGTATGATTGAGCGGGGACGTCCTTGCCAAGTGGTCTCCGGTCGTTCTACAATGGgacctgttggtgcaatcgacctaggttttgatgtgtgtgtcaaagagtttaagttagttttttatatgtatttgatatatgtttaAGTCATGTAGGACTTGGAGAAACACATGAGAAACTTGGTGCGGTCAAGTATagaaagctcatccaagggctcggatccttgagtcggtaaAGGATGGTGTGGAAAACATCTGAGGggccgccggacgaggagcaatggagtggagctgagggaagtggacttcaaggcaacgtgaatgatggcacggagaggagtcgcgggctcgggtgcatctgagggacgaaggccgagaaagaggacttcaaaggcgactccgaggatgagtgtgagaatgtactgggaccagtcgactgatcctattTCACATAATGCACAGAATGATTTTGTGCTTGTCGActacggggaccagtcgactggtacataacCGTTGGCAGAAATTGGATTTTTGCAGAGAGCCGTTGGCTGGATCTAACGacacaccaatcgactggtgcttggaccagtcgactggcgtCGGGGTTGAGTTAATTTGATGATCAGCTCTCTCcacttatttaaggggagctttggggcatgaagaaGGTTACTCATGCACATTGAATAACTTCTAGTCTCTGCCTAAAGCGTCCAAAGTTCACTCTCTTTCTCCtaaacctaaacttcatcttgtaaagagggagatattctttgtgagaggtttgctccaccaagaaggagaagctctagccggagattgtcggggactgatccaccgaaggatcaagggctcgtccacctcaaggacacatcgtggagtaggagcaagcaatctccaaaccacgttacatcgagcttatTAGCGTTTGTATTTTTCCTTGATTGCTTTCATTGTTTTGTTTAGTGTATTCCGTTGcgtactaaccttcttgtagagaagaaatcgatttgggggtagcctagctatccaaccccccttcaagccgaccaccgatcctccTACAGGACCCACCTATGTATCTCATCATACCTTTTTAGAGGCTTGTACCACTGACAACGGAGCATGTCCAGCAGCCAAACTGTGATTTAGAAGCTTCCAGTATGTCACATAAGAGATTTATGTGTTCGCTTAAGAAAAGGTGTCAAagacactttttgacttgtcttttctttCGACGCTTTGGAAAAAATGCATATGCTTTGAAATGTGTGCATAAATATTACAATGACACTATGAAAGGGGGTTCCCAACTACAGGAGGAGGTATGCACAACTTTGTTATTCTACATGCTCTAGCTATAATTTTCTCCTATTCTCCATTAAGCGAAGGATTGATTTGAGCGTCTAAGGGAcaacgtcgggaaccccttcctggccccGCACTAACACACTTTGTATTGCAGGACCGAGTGAAGTCTTCATCCAGTCAACCGCAGAGCCACATCTCCAGCTAACCATCTTCTCTGCTTTCGAGTaagatcatatttggcgtcgtctgtgaaaACTTCACTTGTAGCCAAAATGTTAGGATGAAAGATGCTGGATGACTCACTACTGTGACATTAACTCAAGAAGATTTAGATATGCTAATAAATGCCCGAGTTGCAAAGATGATGTAGCAACAGCAAAAAGCGACAGCTGACTACCACGTGCTGAACAACCCGACAGTATCAGCAATGGGTCAAAAAGTTGACCCAAGAGCTCAAGCAGAAGACCTCGCCGACCAAAAGCCGAACAATAGGTCGACTAGCGCCTTCTGGGATGCTCCGAACTTACCAACCCCTACCACCGCACATTATTTCGCATGCTCTCAGAAGAGCAAGACCGAGCAGAAAGGACACAAGAGTCCTCTTCAAAGGATGTGCCCGTCTTGGACCGGCGGAAAGGCAAATCACCCCAACTCGATgactctcccgagcggatcaataaaCAGTTCTCTCAAGAGATCCTAGACAACCAACTGCCACCTCACTACAGAACACTGACGATCAAGGAGTACACAGGGGCGACCGACCCCAAGGACGATCTGATCAAGTTCGACAACATGACCACACTACACCAGTATGCTGATGGAATCAAGTGCTGATTATTCCTCACCATGCTCTCTGGGTCAGCATAAAGGTAGTTCAAGCGCTCGTAGATCGGATCTATAGACAACTTTAAAGACTTCCGAACAGTGTTCCTCTAACACTTTGCAAGTAACCGTCGCTATCAGAAGACAAACGCCAACTTATTtatattggaaccccaaggttgttttggtgtaatcaacaagttaagttaggtcctgtgtgtttctaaccttgtgtctaagtgtgcaggagcttaggagcacaggtagtcgagcgaaagacgcagctagcgagaaggacggcagtccgagggacgaggtgctgcggaagagtacaccaacggacgagaaggaagcgtgcggtggtaccgagggacgaaagctggagcggaagattgctcggggagaaagagacgcagctagcaagaaggacggcacgcggtacgtccgagggacgaagactgcggatgagtacgccggcggacgagaaggaaatgttagagtgtatactaaaagcctagcttttggtataaatatttatctagaaataagaatcacattggtcaaatgtctacatttatgataaatgtagttgctcaattaatttatattgtagataacatggtgtgtggtgtcacacacagaagattatattattggttccttataaattataaacagtagctcacgaccaagatggaaaggaacaaaccattggaaggtcgtagtgtaattaggtattagtttatcttaactatataattacactagtacacttagagtgtattgagtaggaccatttgaggtcgttccttttaaaccgactttatgaaggaacaaaaacctcagttattatggaagtatgtgctcttaatcctaatataataacaagcacatatatttgatatttatttattttatttatcaatgggtgagatttagttcgatgaatcaataagcccgataagttgggaaatgatatgacttatagtgtgtgttgttgattatagaaggaaactgtgtcctagagatactaggatgagaatgtccccaagaggagctcataaggattgtcatgttaaaccctgcaggtggacttagtccgacatgatgatgaagttgagtggtactactcttggagctagatattaattaagtgagttgtcagtaacttacttaattagtggacatttgttatcttaaacacagggagactaacacactcataataagaaggagcccaaaatgtaatttgggattggtgcggtagttcaataatagttctctagtggaatgaattattattgataaaattaagttgtgtgttcggggcgagcacgggatgcttaattttatcgggagaccaaaaccaattgctcctttcggtccctatcgtagcctctagtatatagagatttatacccaccacatacccaccttctgacccatccaatggggccggccaagctagcttggaacccaagctagggccggccaagaccaagtggatgagtcatgtaggtggccggccaaagcttgggtcccaagcttatgtggccggccactagaatatttaaaaggatttttattaaaattatttcttatgtggatatcatgattttaaaaaagagtttaaaaattaaaaatttccttttattgctttctacaaaagattaagagaagagattaatctctttccttatttgtagtttaaaatgatggttttaatttttggtaaaaactttccttatttgtaaatcatttaacatgtttaaaagagagtttaaaatttgaaatctttccttatttgttgattaaaggggattttaaattttaagaaaactttcctttttaaaccatgttcatgatttaaaagagagtttaaaattaaatattctcttttataagtttctacaaaagattaagaaaagatttgatatctttccttatttgtagattaaaagatattttaatttttagagataactttctttttatccacatgtttaaaagaaagattttaatttattgaatttcctttttataaactaatcataaagggattaaaattattggagaaatttttataaatttctggagacaaattaggaagttttaattaattaaaactatccttgtttgtagcttttatatagccggccaaataaaattgagaaagaaaattatttttaattaaataaattttccttttcaatggcaaaagaattaaggaagtttttattaaaatttccttatttgccaagatcaaggattataaaagagggggtagaggaggcttcaatgctaacgaatctattctatttttctccctcttttccttggtggtgtggccggcccttccttcttctcttcttcttctctttgtggccgaacctcttcatgcttatggagttttaattggtggccggatctagcttgaggaagaaggagagaaagcctacatcccttggagcttggttggtggaaaagatcttcatcttttggaagctttgtgcttggccgaaatttgaagaaaggagaaggtgctttggtggtttctcatctcggaagatcgttgcccacacaacgtccgaggttagaagaggaatacggtagaagatcaagaggtttttctaaaaggtataactagtattttttctttccacatcatactagttatttttggaaataatactaaatacaagaggcatatgattctagagtttcaaatttgatTTCGATATAgcgttcttttgtttttcttttccttgtgatttgattgttcttttcggttaacctaaagttattttaggaaattaaatattagctttccataaaaggttttgtctagtcggtggtggttgctcccatatccaagaaggccatgtgcctcgccacgtcagtactgggaaccaattatggaaattaatatttaatggaattaataacttaaagtgacttgggtcgaacgtgttaaattccgcaggagatccaagtcaaaacctaaaagaacaaatagattaagttttggatcaaacgtgttaagttccgcaggcgatccaaaatttaatttaaaagaacacatggtagctaggaaaaggttcagacctttgtacaaattttttgtacagtgtgttggagtgtatactgaaagcctaagctttgtaaacattcattatgaataaagaatcacatttggtcaaattgtctacatttgtttgtagttgttcatttaatttatattgtagataacatagtatgtggtgtcacatacagaagatgatgttatcagtaccttataaattataaacagtagctcacgactaaaatggaaaggaacaaaccattagaaggtcgtagtgtaattaggtattagtttatcttgactatataattacactagtacactcagcatgtattgagtaggaccattagaggtcgtttcttttatactgactttataaaggaacaaagacctcagttattatggaagtgtgtgctcttaatcctaatataataacaagcacatatgtttgatatttatttctttaatttatcaatgggtgagatttagttcgatgaatcaataaacccgataagttgggaaatgatatcacttatagtgtgtgttgttgattatagaaggaaactgtgtcctagagatactaggttgataatgtccccaagaggagctcataaggattgtcatgttaaaccctgcaggtggacttagtccgacatgacgataaggttgagtggtactactcttggacttagatattaattaaatgagttgtcagtaactcacttaattaatggacattcgatatcttaaacacagggagactaacatactcataataagaaggagcccaaaatgtaatttgggattggtgcggtagttcaataatagttctctagtggaatgaattattattgataaaattaagttgtgtgttcggggcgaacacgggatgcttaattttatcgggagacca is drawn from Zingiber officinale cultivar Zhangliang chromosome 1B, Zo_v1.1, whole genome shotgun sequence and contains these coding sequences:
- the LOC122020008 gene encoding NAC domain-containing protein 68-like, encoding MAVELRRKRRDAEAELNLPPGFRFHPTDDELILHYLCLKVASKRLPVPIIAEVDLYKFDPWELPEMALFGEKEWYFFTPRDRKYPNGSRPNRAAGKGYWKATGADKPISKKGCCRTVGIKKALVFYSGKAPRGVKTDWIMHEYRLADADRSPKNGSLKLDAWVLCRLYNKKNTRGKMLQPQEETSTVDSVDRTPESEVDNDALLPDVNGLAFPSVASQAFAPPVIEKSWVKEEDSRWFMDLELDDLQCSCMRFGASPVLDLTNQDYYFQFNATTPVPIAAKTLQF